In Roseofilum casamattae BLCC-M143, the following proteins share a genomic window:
- a CDS encoding fructosamine kinase family protein, whose translation MWKEIGDRISQATGKPFEIESHRSVSGGCINQGYKVVGGNRTYFVKLNRAVDIEMFEAEALGLEQIKLTQTIRVPHPICTGVTGNSAYIILEALEFGGGNTKSWAEMGRQLAQMHGTEVSSGTFGWDRNNTIGSTPQINTRTDNWVDFYREHRLGYQFRLARRRGGNFPQEKELLAAVGDLLEGHDPQPSLVHGDLWSGNAACLVTGEPVIFDPATYVGDREVDLAITELFGGFPPAFYQGYHEIFPQNEGYSRRKTLYNLYHILNHFNLFGGGYGSQANMMVSELLRSL comes from the coding sequence ATGTGGAAAGAAATTGGCGATCGCATTAGTCAAGCCACAGGAAAACCCTTCGAGATTGAATCTCATCGTTCTGTCAGCGGAGGCTGCATCAATCAAGGATACAAAGTAGTTGGTGGAAATCGTACCTATTTTGTCAAACTCAATCGCGCCGTCGATATCGAGATGTTTGAAGCAGAAGCCTTGGGATTAGAGCAAATAAAATTGACCCAAACCATTCGCGTTCCCCATCCTATTTGTACCGGAGTTACGGGCAACTCTGCTTATATTATTCTAGAAGCATTAGAATTCGGTGGCGGTAATACTAAATCTTGGGCAGAAATGGGTCGGCAACTGGCGCAAATGCACGGAACTGAAGTATCTTCCGGAACGTTTGGTTGGGATCGAAATAATACCATTGGTTCGACTCCGCAAATTAATACCCGGACGGATAACTGGGTAGACTTTTACCGCGAACATCGCTTGGGATATCAGTTCCGCCTGGCACGACGGCGCGGCGGTAATTTTCCGCAAGAAAAAGAATTACTAGCAGCGGTAGGAGATTTACTAGAAGGACACGATCCTCAGCCGTCCTTAGTTCACGGCGATTTATGGTCGGGAAATGCCGCTTGTTTGGTGACGGGAGAACCGGTTATTTTCGATCCCGCTACTTATGTTGGCGATCGCGAAGTCGATTTAGCAATCACCGAGTTATTTGGTGGATTTCCCCCGGCATTTTATCAAGGATATCATGAGATATTTCCCCAAAACGAAGGATACTCTCGCCGCAAAACCCTGTACAATCTGTACCACATTCTCAATCACTTCAACTTATTTGGTGGAGGATATGGCTCGCAAGCCAACATGATGGTCTCTGAGTTATTGCGATCGCTATAG
- a CDS encoding NAD(P)-dependent alcohol dehydrogenase — translation MIQVQAKAAKSAGASLESYQFEIDSPQEFECLIKVKSCGICHSDLHIIDNDWGVSRYPAVPGHEIIGEVLEIGSQVKHLKVGDLVGVGWQKSACLQCRQCLQGNENLCRENKAIIVSGYGGFASHLLADSRFVFSIPKDIDPTHAGPLLCGGVTVYSALRHAGMTSGQDIGIIGIGGLGHLAVQFAQRLGNQVTVFTTSADKAEFAKQQGADRAIIVPKGESPPPPEQPLQIILNTVPVNLDWPAYINYLDADGTLTFVGVNDALLNLPVVSLLALRRRIMASITGGRAILMEMLDVAARHGIKPVIETFPFEDVNEAIERVRSNKVRYRAILTMD, via the coding sequence ATGATCCAAGTTCAAGCCAAAGCTGCAAAATCCGCAGGAGCCTCTCTCGAATCCTATCAGTTTGAGATCGACTCGCCCCAAGAGTTTGAGTGTTTAATTAAAGTCAAATCCTGCGGAATTTGCCATTCCGATTTACATATCATCGATAATGATTGGGGAGTATCGCGCTATCCCGCAGTCCCCGGCCATGAAATTATTGGCGAAGTTCTAGAAATCGGATCTCAAGTCAAACACCTGAAAGTTGGAGATCTCGTCGGAGTCGGTTGGCAAAAAAGCGCCTGTTTGCAATGCCGTCAATGTTTGCAAGGCAATGAAAATCTCTGTCGCGAGAACAAAGCCATAATAGTTTCCGGGTATGGCGGATTTGCCAGCCATTTACTCGCCGACTCCCGTTTTGTCTTCTCCATCCCCAAAGATATTGACCCCACCCATGCAGGACCCCTCCTCTGCGGTGGAGTTACTGTCTATTCTGCGTTGCGTCATGCGGGAATGACCTCCGGGCAAGATATTGGTATTATCGGTATCGGTGGGTTGGGTCATCTGGCCGTGCAATTCGCCCAGCGTTTGGGCAATCAAGTGACCGTTTTTACCACATCTGCCGATAAAGCGGAGTTCGCCAAACAGCAAGGTGCAGATCGCGCAATTATTGTTCCCAAAGGCGAAAGCCCGCCGCCACCGGAACAACCATTACAGATTATCCTCAATACGGTTCCCGTAAATTTAGACTGGCCGGCTTATATCAACTACTTAGATGCCGACGGTACTTTAACTTTTGTTGGCGTCAATGATGCGCTCTTAAACCTTCCTGTTGTTTCGCTCTTGGCTCTGCGCAGGCGTATTATGGCATCTATCACTGGCGGACGCGCTATCTTAATGGAAATGTTAGATGTAGCTGCTCGGCACGGGATTAAACCGGTTATCGAAACCTTTCCGTTTGAAGATGTGAATGAGGCGATTGAGAGAGTGCGATCGAATAAAGTTCGCTATCGAGCTATTCTGACGATGGATTAA
- a CDS encoding MATE family efflux transporter, with product MTFKSVAIAEARACLQLAIPLAALQLSEAAINFIDSIMMGQLGSLVLAAGSLGTITFTTFLLVTSGMLSSVGAMAAISLGGKDFPLLRRVAGNGILLSAIISIPLMVAIWNLRPILRHLGQSEEHLAIAEIYFHAIVWGFPAAVGFIFLKNLTSALNRPRLISIVMVAGILLNAIGNYVLMYGKFGFPELGLAGIGWASTFAFWVKLIVVAIGLSKDRFLRSYHLFEGGISWDLTVLFELIQLGIPAAMLLAVESLSFLTVSYIIGSLGTVSLAAHKIALQTAGMTFMVSVGIAYATTMRVGQYLGQQDWQGIRRAGFTGISLSALFMMAMSILFWCFPEAIIGMYLDTSNPENLPVVEVAKQLLAIAALFQMVDGIQAVAGGALRGIKDTRIPFAIGFFCYWAIGFPSGYYLGIVGSLQEAGLWWGLALGLASASVGLTYRFYCQSSEYYEAGEVNQ from the coding sequence ATGACTTTTAAATCTGTGGCGATCGCGGAAGCACGAGCTTGTCTGCAATTGGCTATTCCCTTAGCTGCTCTGCAACTCTCGGAAGCTGCGATTAATTTTATCGATAGCATCATGATGGGTCAGTTGGGAAGTTTGGTTCTCGCGGCCGGATCTTTGGGGACAATCACGTTTACGACGTTTTTATTAGTTACGTCCGGGATGCTCTCATCAGTCGGAGCAATGGCGGCGATTTCTCTGGGAGGTAAAGATTTCCCATTGTTGCGCCGGGTTGCTGGTAATGGCATATTGCTCTCGGCAATAATTTCGATTCCGCTGATGGTCGCGATCTGGAATCTGAGACCGATTTTACGACACTTGGGACAGTCTGAGGAACATTTGGCCATCGCAGAAATCTATTTTCACGCGATCGTTTGGGGCTTTCCTGCTGCCGTTGGCTTTATTTTCCTGAAAAACTTAACCTCAGCTCTCAATCGCCCCCGTCTAATTTCGATCGTTATGGTTGCTGGGATTTTGCTCAATGCCATCGGAAATTATGTATTAATGTATGGAAAATTCGGATTTCCAGAATTAGGATTGGCAGGTATTGGTTGGGCGAGTACGTTTGCCTTTTGGGTGAAGTTAATTGTGGTTGCTATTGGTTTATCTAAGGATCGTTTTCTCCGCTCTTATCATTTATTCGAGGGTGGAATAAGCTGGGATCTGACCGTACTTTTTGAATTGATTCAATTGGGGATACCAGCGGCAATGTTGTTAGCAGTAGAGTCTCTTTCATTTCTCACGGTTAGTTATATTATTGGCAGTCTGGGAACAGTCTCTTTAGCCGCTCATAAAATTGCATTGCAAACGGCCGGGATGACGTTTATGGTTAGCGTCGGTATTGCTTATGCAACCACGATGAGAGTCGGACAGTATCTCGGGCAACAAGATTGGCAAGGTATCAGACGGGCAGGGTTTACCGGGATTAGTTTATCGGCATTATTTATGATGGCTATGAGCATCTTATTTTGGTGCTTTCCCGAAGCCATTATTGGGATGTATTTGGATACGAGCAATCCGGAAAATCTGCCGGTGGTTGAGGTGGCGAAACAGTTATTAGCGATCGCCGCATTGTTCCAAATGGTTGATGGAATTCAAGCGGTTGCGGGAGGGGCGTTGCGGGGAATTAAAGATACGCGCATTCCGTTTGCGATCGGCTTTTTCTGTTATTGGGCGATCGGGTTTCCCTCTGGCTATTATTTAGGTATTGTTGGCTCGTTACAGGAAGCCGGATTATGGTGGGGATTAGCATTAGGGTTAGCCAGTGCATCGGTGGGTTTAACCTATCGTTTTTACTGCCAGTCTTCCGAATACTATGAGGCAGGAGAGGTCAATCAATAG